In the genome of Hymenobacter cellulosivorans, one region contains:
- a CDS encoding LytR/AlgR family response regulator transcription factor — protein MISCLIVDDEQGAIDILKTFIDKTPFLTLAGSTTNPIEALSIVQDQAIDLIFLDIHMPQISGLDFMRLLKGKSKVILTTAYSEFAVEGFELEALDYLLKPIAFERFLKAAQKALNTSMDSTARWQTAEKEDDYIFVKTESKGKMTKVNFDEIVFVEGMKNYISINTADDRIVTLLNIKDLEDRLPPKNFMRVHKSYIVSLNKIKALDGNQILFKDMKAYVPLGETYRNAFFEALQEKVMGGKK, from the coding sequence ATGATTTCCTGCCTGATAGTGGATGACGAACAGGGTGCCATCGACATTCTGAAGACGTTTATCGATAAAACCCCTTTCCTGACACTGGCGGGCAGTACAACCAATCCGATTGAGGCGTTGAGTATTGTGCAGGATCAGGCCATCGACCTGATTTTCCTGGATATTCACATGCCCCAGATTTCGGGCCTGGATTTTATGCGCTTGCTCAAGGGCAAGAGCAAAGTCATCCTGACCACGGCCTACAGCGAGTTTGCCGTGGAAGGCTTTGAACTCGAAGCCCTTGACTACCTGCTCAAACCCATTGCCTTCGAGCGGTTTCTGAAAGCGGCTCAAAAAGCCCTGAACACCTCCATGGACAGCACCGCCCGCTGGCAGACCGCCGAAAAGGAGGATGACTACATTTTCGTGAAAACGGAGAGCAAGGGCAAGATGACCAAGGTCAACTTCGATGAAATTGTATTCGTCGAAGGAATGAAGAATTACATCTCCATCAATACCGCCGACGACCGTATTGTTACCCTGCTGAATATCAAGGACCTGGAAGACCGACTGCCCCCCAAAAACTTTATGCGGGTGCATAAATCCTACATCGTATCCTTAAACAAAATCAAGGCACTGGACGGCAACCAGATTCTGTTTAAGGACATGAAGGCCTACGTGCCGCTGGGCGAAACCTACCGCAACGCCTTTTTTGAGGCGTTGCAGGAAAAGGTCATGGGAGGGAAGAAGTAA
- a CDS encoding sensor histidine kinase — MPLSPFKAKSVLIHLFIWLGYIGYESAFLFITSNITINFWETGSYFALIALVFYANSLFLLPYFFARRAYVAYAAGVVVLLGFYGMLRYGVAVYLLPRITDRLLSPYTTAMTFWMITLYRGIYFLLLSFGYWFSRNAVRLEKQKRLNEEQLRTAERSLMEADLAFLKSQINPHFLFNALNFLYAQAYPHSEDTAKGILLLSDIMRYALKDDDNNGKVMLEKEVQHLQNYIAINQLRFSNRLQIRFEIIGSLQFLMILPLILITFVENCFKHGELNDPAAPLLIRIKTENNRLHFLTSNKKRHGPKEKTTGIGLVNTQKRLDIVYPDRYALIVTNEPEFYTCQLTIDL; from the coding sequence CAAGTCCGTTCTTATTCACCTGTTCATCTGGCTGGGCTACATTGGGTACGAGTCGGCCTTCTTGTTCATTACAAGCAACATAACCATTAATTTTTGGGAAACGGGCTCCTACTTCGCGCTGATTGCGCTGGTGTTTTATGCGAATAGCCTGTTCCTGCTGCCCTATTTCTTTGCCCGCCGGGCCTACGTGGCGTACGCTGCAGGCGTTGTAGTCCTACTAGGCTTTTATGGCATGCTGCGCTACGGAGTAGCCGTGTATCTACTGCCCCGCATCACGGATAGGCTGCTCTCGCCCTATACCACGGCCATGACGTTCTGGATGATTACTCTCTACCGGGGTATCTACTTTCTGCTGCTGAGCTTTGGCTACTGGTTTTCCCGCAACGCCGTCCGGCTCGAAAAGCAAAAACGACTCAATGAGGAGCAGTTGCGGACGGCGGAGCGCAGCCTGATGGAGGCCGACTTGGCGTTTCTCAAAAGTCAGATCAATCCGCACTTTCTCTTCAACGCCCTGAATTTCCTTTACGCCCAGGCGTATCCACACTCCGAAGATACGGCCAAGGGCATCCTGCTGCTCTCGGACATCATGCGCTACGCCCTCAAGGACGACGACAACAACGGCAAGGTGATGCTGGAAAAGGAAGTGCAGCACCTACAAAACTACATTGCCATCAACCAGCTACGCTTTAGCAACCGCCTGCAGATTCGGTTTGAGATAATCGGCAGCCTGCAGTTTCTGATGATTCTGCCCCTGATCCTCATCACCTTCGTCGAAAACTGCTTTAAGCATGGGGAGCTGAATGACCCTGCGGCCCCGCTGCTCATCCGAATAAAAACGGAAAACAATCGGCTGCACTTTTTGACTTCTAACAAGAAACGGCATGGTCCAAAGGAGAAAACCACCGGTATCGGGCTTGTAAATACTCAGAAAAGGTTAGATATTGTTTATCCGGACCGCTATGCGCTGATCGTAACCAACGAGCCGGAGTTCTACACCTGCCAACTCACCATTGACCTCTAA